The sequence aatctttaaaaaaaaaaaaaaagaaaaaaagaaaaagtggtgCCAATCTATGTGTGGTGTCAGACTGCTAACCCCAAGCTCTGGGTAGTGTTCAGTCTCTTGGTACATATTTCAGAGAATCAGAAGTCCACCTAGGAAAATCAGTCACAAGGACTTGTGAACACTGTTCCTGTTggcttttccctcattttttttgcTGGGGAATATACTGACAGAAATTGCTGAAGTAACTCAGCCCCAATCATAGCTACTGCATTTAACTTAGAATGTTTGCCACTAGTAAGTGGTAAAACACTCAGCTTTATGATAGTGACTCAGATACATTTTATTGAGCAattactgtgtgccaggaacCATGCTTACGTGCTTCTTATATATTACCCCATTTGTTTCTAGTATTACTTCCATTTTGTTGATGAGACatagaggttaagtaatttgcccaaagttaGAGCTAGTAAATGTCAGGGAAGAGTTTCAAACCCAAGCATTTGTCTTCTGAGTTGGTGTTAACTCCTAGAgctattgtgaaaattaaattatagTCCGTTAAAGTGCTCAGAGCaaactggcacatagtaagtgcttaaCTATTTTGAAGCATCCTAAGGAGGGCTTCAGTGTGGAGCTCTGTGAGAGGCACTTGGCTCAATTAGTTTTTGAAATACCCAGTACTTTGTAATTAGCTTATTAAAAACTTTGTTAGAACAGAAATATTTTAGGTTGCTGCAGGAAGTAGCCCTAGTTTGTTGGGTGTTAACACTATTAAACAGCATTGCACCTCTGGAGGTCAGAGAGGAGTCCCAAGTTTCCTCGTTATGTTGGAAGAGGTCCACGTTTCTGGCATAGTTATTTTTCTGGCTACCATTTAACTAGGGCACTTCCTTCTGGACCTCAAAAGCTATAATTATCTAAACTGTACATAACCTGTGGTGCAGGCTAAGGAAAATTCTGAAACTTTTTAGAAATGACCTCAGCACATCTCTACCATAGTAATTTTGCTCTAGCCTTAACCACTATTGACTTGAGCTCTCAACATCACTTTTACTCTGGATTTTCCTCCGTGGGTTTTATTATCCTACCCTGGGGAATAAGTTGAGAGAGATGACCTCTTCTCTTAAGTGCTGTGGGCCTCAATATTGTGCCATTTCTATAACATATTCCTAGATGCAGCTGACTGCTGTCTGGGATAGAATTTTAAATGTTTGACAAACTGAATTCTGCAGGGAAAGTGCCAACTCCTGGTCTAAGTACTGCATATTCTTTGTTAGAAAATACCATTTATGAGGAAAGGCTTCCAAATACCAGTTTGGAAAAGCTAAACTAGGTTTAAATAGCCCTTGGAACCATAAATATCTTTGTTATGGTTGTAGGAATGGACCCTCACAAAGTCATCTTTGATTCTTCAGTGTCATAATTATTCCTTGTCACTTCTAAAGGCCTAAATGAGGGATCTCAGCTTGGACAGCCCAAGTTGAGGAATCCCTCCCTCAAAAGTAAAGCAACCAGAATTCACTGTCCTGAAAACTTCCACCTTGGTCTCTCTGAGATCATTTCATTTgttggaataaaattgagagagaAGCAGAAAAGGGCCAGTgaagataaaaattaatttatttgccCTCACAACTTCATGGCCACCCCAGGGCCCCACACTGCCATAAGCATGCCCTGCAGCAGTGGGCTGGGGAGTCCAGCTCTCTGGAGTGCCTGCTCCCTTTTCCAGAGCTGTCTTGAGACAGCTCTGGCCTGATGCCATCATCTTGCTCCCACATGCAAGGGGTGTACAGGTCCACCTGCAACAAACCCAGGTCTGCCTCAGGCAGTAAGGACAGGGCTTCCTGAGTGGCTGCAGCACAGGTCCCTGGGGGCCTGGATAGGTGAATGGGTAGGCAGGCAAACAGGAGGGTGTGTTTCAGTGCAGGGAGCTACTGTTCTGCTCTTCAAAGGCCATCTTGCCCAGGAGCTGGCTGTCCAGTTCCACTCCACTCACAGGCAGCTGGAAGAAGTTCATTTCAGCTGCTAAGGCTGCCATGGCCGAAGGGTCCTGGCCAAACTGAGCTCGCAACATCATGTCCATTTTCTCCAGTCGCCTCTTGAGCCTCTTGGCCTCCCGCTCCCGGATAAGCCGGGCCTGCCGCTTCTCCGGGGTTTCATTGGCCCGCTTCAGCCTCATGGCCTCTCGATCCCGCTGTAGCCTCCGTGCCCGCTGCTCATCTGTCTCCTGCATGCGCTGCAGGCGCTTGGCTTCACGGTCCCTCATGCGCCTCACCTCCCGTTCCTCAGGGGTCTCATTGTCCCGCCGGCTCTTCTTGGCCGTGCGTTCTCGTTCCAGCCGCTGCAGTCGTACTTCCAAAGGCTCATTCTGTCGACGTAGGGCCCACTTTCGTACACTGGGGGTCTGGGCTTCCAGAAGTTTGCGGTAAGCAGCACAGTTGTTGCACACAAGCAGAATTCCGGCAGGGTACACTGGGGGATTAAAGGCAACGTCCTTCCCCTCAGCACTGGAGGGGCCCTCACTATGGGTTGAGGGTAGAGATTCCATATTAAGTACTTCAGGAAGTTTCTCACTAGAAAGCAAAAATTTTGGATGGTTAGTGTTTCCTTCTAGCAAAGCTCAGGTATATACTGTCCCCTTTATCCAGTCCTGACTTATTCTTCCTAACAGGTCAGTTGCTCCAAGTTCAGTTTGAGTGCTTGGGCAACCTCCCCTTCTACCTCTCTAACCTTTCTCCTCTTTGGactagggagtctgtctaccagTTCTCTAAGTCCACCTGGAGTTTGGGACTGAGCCAACTGCCACAGCAGCCCACCAGAAATCAGACGTGCCCTTACAATGTGAAGTTCCATTCAAATCAGAAAGATGGTGTTTGGTAAGAGCTTTGCAGGGGTAGTCCTACTTTGGGGAATGAAGAGTCCTTGAGGTGGAGGTTTCCTTCAGGAAGGTATAGTCCACTGACCAAGCCTCCTCCTCCCCTGGCACTATAAATATAAGGCAGACTCCATGTTGTCTAGTCAGATGAGACTAGGACACAATGTTCACATAGTTCCTGTCTTCCTAGGACACAATGGAGACTGTGTCCTCACACTAAGATCTTGTCAGTGCCTGATAATTTCTTTCTCCATACTTTATCATGAACATTCTTGGACCTCTCTACATCTTTTCTAGTTGAAAATGTTATTCTGACAGGGGAATGAGATGAGACTTTATTCCCCTTTGGGGATATTTCATGGTATGGGTATATTTACCAGCCTCACTCCTTGTATTTATTTCCAGAGGATCATGAGTAAGTTGCCTTTATGTGACTTATCTCTAGCCTTCACTTTGACTTGGGAAAGCAGAACCCACACCCAATAATTGTTCCCAGCACCAAAATGTTAGGTGCCCAGCTAACCTGTTAAAAGTGGCATGGCTGGTGAAACGGGTTCCACACACAGCACAGTTAGATCTCTGGTCCTCAGAGTGGATTAGGAGGTGGCGGCCCAGTGACCCTGGGGAGCTAAGGGCCCGGCCACAGACAGGACACATGTAGCTCTTGGCGCTCACCACTGCTGCAGTGTGCTGTAAAACAGAGCCTTGACTTTAATCTGTCAATCTCATGCCACCTCCAGGACAATCGATACCCACTTAGTAACTACTTTTTTGGGAAATTTCCCTTTCCCTTTGTGTCAGAACAAGGAACTTAGAACTATTCTTTCTGCTTAGCACTTGGATGAGAGTCACTTGTGTTAACGAAACTCAGATTTCATTAGCTTAGGTTCTGACTACATTCTGGGATACATGCCTAGCTTAAAGAACAATGAGGCTACAAAACCAGAGCCCACTTCAGAGCCTGAGAAGAATTCATGCTTGGGATAATTTCTCTCGGTTGATAAGACTCACATGACTCACACCGGGCAGGCACGAGGGCATGTTAATTGAATAATGAAGGCCACTGGAAACTGGCTAGGAATACTAGCACCTGACAGGAACTTAAATGTTCTGTCTTTCCATCTCTTTTTAAAACTGATTCCATTCCTGAAGAAATACTTTTCTTCATGAACCAGCTATCTATATGGTAAAATCTAGGCTACCATTTGGTGCTGAAGTCTTTTCAATACAGATCACAAGGCACAAGTGGCTCTGTGATTGGCTCAGAGTAAAAAGAACATAAAAGTCTGTCTTATTCTGATCCCCTCACTTATGCCACCTTCCACcaatattttgaaaacatttatattagctaattttttcttctttcaaatgaaGCCCTCATTATTGATAGTTTCTATTtcactatttaaaataattaaataatcagAAAATAATGAACAATATCTGGGAACCCAGAATATATTTACCCAACATATTGCACTTATTCTCTAAAAAGTTCTGAGAATTGGAGCCGAGTCTTAATGGAAACACCACCATGGTTCTTTTGGGAGACAGAGGCAAAGGCCAAGGTAGGCCTGGGCTACAAGCAAAGCTGCTGGTACTCAACAATCCAGATCACACATCCCCCTAAATCATACCTGGTACACGTGAGCAATCAGCTGCTCCCGACTCCCACAGTCTAGCTGGCAGAGGGGACACTGGCAGACTTCAAGCAAGGGGTCAGaattcaaattcttctctgtgacCTGAAATTCAGAAAATAGGCAATTCATTAATTCTGTTTACCAgtctcttccctgccccacctctTTTGGAACATAGCCCAATATGACATTATCACATCTTATTCTCAGGTTCCTATTGTGGGGCTGAAGGTAAAAGTAAT is a genomic window of Dasypus novemcinctus isolate mDasNov1 chromosome 18, mDasNov1.1.hap2, whole genome shotgun sequence containing:
- the ZNF821 gene encoding zinc finger protein 821 isoform X2, yielding MSRRKQTNPNKVHCDSEGDEEETTQDEVSSHTSEEDGGMLKVEKELENAEQPVGGNEVVEHEVTEKNLNSDPLLEVCQCPLCQLDCGSREQLIAHVYQHTAAVVSAKSYMCPVCGRALSSPGSLGRHLLIHSEDQRSNCAVCGTRFTSHATFNSEKLPEVLNMESLPSTHSEGPSSAEGKDVAFNPPVYPAGILLVCNNCAAYRKLLEAQTPSVRKWALRRQNEPLEVRLQRLERERTAKKSRRDNETPEEREVRRMRDREAKRLQRMQETDEQRARRLQRDREAMRLKRANETPEKRQARLIREREAKRLKRRLEKMDMMLRAQFGQDPSAMAALAAEMNFFQLPVSGVELDSQLLGKMAFEEQNSSSLH
- the ZNF821 gene encoding zinc finger protein 821 isoform X1 → MSRRKQTNPNKVHWDQVFAGLEEQARQAMMKTDFPGDLGSQRQAIQQLRDQDSSSSDSEGDEEETTQDEVSSHTSEEDGGMLKVEKELENAEQPVGGNEVVEHEVTEKNLNSDPLLEVCQCPLCQLDCGSREQLIAHVYQHTAAVVSAKSYMCPVCGRALSSPGSLGRHLLIHSEDQRSNCAVCGTRFTSHATFNSEKLPEVLNMESLPSTHSEGPSSAEGKDVAFNPPVYPAGILLVCNNCAAYRKLLEAQTPSVRKWALRRQNEPLEVRLQRLERERTAKKSRRDNETPEEREVRRMRDREAKRLQRMQETDEQRARRLQRDREAMRLKRANETPEKRQARLIREREAKRLKRRLEKMDMMLRAQFGQDPSAMAALAAEMNFFQLPVSGVELDSQLLGKMAFEEQNSSSLH
- the ZNF821 gene encoding zinc finger protein 821 isoform X3, whose translation is MLKVEKELENAEQPVGGNEVVEHEVTEKNLNSDPLLEVCQCPLCQLDCGSREQLIAHVYQHTAAVVSAKSYMCPVCGRALSSPGSLGRHLLIHSEDQRSNCAVCGTRFTSHATFNSEKLPEVLNMESLPSTHSEGPSSAEGKDVAFNPPVYPAGILLVCNNCAAYRKLLEAQTPSVRKWALRRQNEPLEVRLQRLERERTAKKSRRDNETPEEREVRRMRDREAKRLQRMQETDEQRARRLQRDREAMRLKRANETPEKRQARLIREREAKRLKRRLEKMDMMLRAQFGQDPSAMAALAAEMNFFQLPVSGVELDSQLLGKMAFEEQNSSSLH